One Solibacillus sp. R5-41 DNA segment encodes these proteins:
- a CDS encoding DHH family phosphoesterase — translation MIQSKKVWTVNEPDEQAVKKMSEALNISTIASKILLAKGCESVEQAQQLLTVDDSQYHDPFLMAGMEEAVARIEQALDEGEKIVVYGDYDAGATRF, via the coding sequence ATGATTCAATCGAAAAAAGTTTGGACAGTAAATGAACCAGATGAGCAGGCTGTAAAAAAAATGAGTGAAGCATTAAATATTTCAACAATTGCTTCTAAAATTTTATTAGCTAAAGGGTGCGAATCTGTTGAACAAGCACAACAATTATTAACTGTGGATGACAGCCAATATCATGATCCATTTTTAATGGCGGGTATGGAAGAGGCGGTTGCACGTATTGAGCAAGCGCTTGATGAAGGTGAGAAAATCGTTGTGTACGGGGATTACGATGCGGGTGCGACACGTTTCTAA
- a CDS encoding lipopolysaccharide assembly LapA domain-containing protein — protein sequence MKMQWVLVIGLLFAIAVAIFATVNVTEVPINYVFGETRWPLVLVIFGSVFAGVVISLCFSISRIFSSYQRVKSIQKELEEACTIIKEKKNEISRLKEDLNNPASNNLSNGVAGDRQIKVD from the coding sequence ATGAAAATGCAGTGGGTTTTAGTAATCGGGCTTCTTTTTGCCATTGCTGTAGCCATTTTTGCCACGGTCAATGTAACAGAAGTACCCATCAATTATGTATTCGGTGAAACAAGATGGCCACTTGTTTTAGTCATCTTTGGTTCTGTATTCGCAGGTGTTGTCATCAGTCTTTGTTTTTCAATTTCCCGTATTTTTAGTAGCTACCAGCGAGTGAAAAGCATACAGAAAGAATTGGAAGAAGCATGCACAATCATCAAAGAAAAGAAAAACGAAATTTCGCGCTTAAAAGAAGATTTAAACAATCCTGCCTCCAACAATTTAAGCAATGGAGTAGCAGGGGATCGACAAATAAAAGTCGATTAA
- the secDF gene encoding protein translocase subunit SecDF yields the protein MKLANRIITFVLVVALLFTGMGTTVEKVLNDVKLGLDLQGGFEVLYEVESLVDGQKITQAVLADTTSALDKRINAFGVSEPSIDIEGENRIRVQLAGLEDQASARELLSSTANLSFRDVDDNLLLDGTDLKEGGAKGSFDQQNQPIVTLTLKDAAKFAEVTEKVKNMGPGRNLLVVWLDFEEGVDSYAAESQKPPADQKYESAASVTQVLNTTDVMISGNFTVEETKHFASVLNAGSLPVKLTEIYSTSVGAQFGEDALNDTVFAGIIGVLIIFVFMLLYYRLPGFVSIITLSVFTYLVLIVFNGINAVLTLPGIAAIVLGIGMAVDANILTAERIREELRVGHSVKDAFKLGSKQSLSAIIDAQLTTLLAAGVLFYYGTSSVKGFATTLIISILLSFITAVWGSRMLQALLVNSGYFNNPAWFGIKKSQQYKVEDGITTLDLTTKFDKLDFVGNRKKFYMLSTIILAVGIGILAVFKLNLGIDFSSGTRVEILADTELSQQEVIDYLEEIGYENSDVVISGEAQKMAVMRYKEDFSQKEVLDFKAQVTEKYGHEPSLSTVSATVGKELAKNAIKALLLAALGIIIYVAIRFEWRMGLGAIISLLHDVFFIVVAFSVLRLEVDITFIAAVLTIVGYSINDTIVTFDRIRENIDRHEKITTKAELANIVNKSLRQTMGRSVNTVLTVIIVVVALIFLGAPSIQNFSIALLIGLVTGMYSSICIAAQVWYTLKSREMDKKGTAVVKKEKKQWGSDEPQV from the coding sequence ATGAAATTAGCAAACCGTATTATTACGTTTGTTCTAGTCGTAGCCTTGCTATTTACTGGAATGGGCACAACGGTAGAAAAAGTTTTAAATGACGTTAAGCTCGGTCTCGATTTACAAGGGGGATTCGAAGTTCTTTATGAAGTGGAATCACTTGTGGATGGACAAAAAATAACTCAAGCCGTTTTAGCGGACACTACTTCTGCTTTAGATAAACGTATTAATGCATTTGGTGTAAGTGAGCCAAGTATTGATATTGAAGGGGAAAATCGCATTCGTGTTCAGCTTGCTGGTTTAGAAGACCAAGCTTCAGCACGTGAGCTATTATCGAGCACGGCAAATTTATCTTTCCGTGATGTAGATGACAATCTATTGTTAGATGGTACGGATTTAAAAGAAGGTGGCGCAAAAGGCTCGTTTGACCAGCAAAACCAACCAATCGTTACATTAACATTAAAAGATGCAGCGAAATTTGCCGAAGTAACTGAAAAAGTAAAGAACATGGGTCCAGGACGCAATCTTTTAGTTGTATGGTTAGACTTTGAAGAAGGGGTAGACTCATACGCAGCAGAGTCACAAAAGCCACCTGCAGATCAAAAATATGAATCAGCAGCATCTGTAACGCAAGTATTAAATACAACAGATGTAATGATTTCTGGTAACTTCACTGTAGAAGAAACAAAGCACTTTGCATCTGTATTAAATGCTGGTTCTTTACCAGTTAAATTAACAGAAATTTACTCGACATCAGTCGGCGCACAATTTGGTGAGGATGCGTTAAATGATACGGTATTTGCAGGGATTATCGGTGTTTTAATAATCTTTGTCTTTATGCTACTATACTACCGCCTACCAGGTTTCGTTTCGATTATTACATTATCAGTATTCACATATTTAGTATTAATCGTCTTTAACGGGATTAATGCCGTGCTTACATTACCAGGTATCGCAGCGATCGTATTAGGTATCGGTATGGCCGTTGATGCGAATATTTTAACGGCAGAGCGTATTCGTGAAGAGCTACGTGTTGGACATTCGGTGAAGGATGCCTTTAAGCTAGGCTCTAAACAATCGTTATCTGCTATTATTGATGCACAATTAACAACATTACTGGCTGCTGGTGTTCTATTCTACTATGGTACAAGTTCAGTAAAAGGTTTCGCAACAACATTAATTATTTCGATTTTACTATCATTCATAACGGCTGTTTGGGGTTCTCGTATGCTACAAGCTTTACTTGTAAACAGTGGATACTTCAACAATCCTGCATGGTTTGGTATAAAAAAATCACAGCAATATAAGGTTGAAGATGGAATAACAACACTTGATTTAACGACGAAATTCGATAAATTAGACTTTGTAGGTAATCGCAAAAAATTCTACATGCTTTCTACGATCATCTTAGCAGTAGGTATTGGAATTTTAGCTGTGTTCAAATTGAATTTAGGAATCGACTTCTCAAGTGGTACACGCGTTGAAATTTTAGCTGATACTGAATTATCACAACAAGAAGTGATCGATTATTTAGAAGAAATCGGCTACGAAAATAGCGATGTTGTCATTTCGGGAGAAGCACAAAAAATGGCAGTAATGCGCTACAAAGAAGACTTCTCTCAAAAAGAAGTGCTTGATTTTAAGGCACAAGTTACGGAAAAATATGGTCATGAGCCAAGCTTAAGCACCGTTTCTGCAACAGTTGGTAAAGAGCTTGCCAAAAATGCAATCAAGGCATTATTATTAGCGGCATTGGGGATTATCATTTATGTCGCAATCCGCTTTGAATGGCGCATGGGACTCGGTGCGATTATTTCATTACTACATGATGTATTCTTCATCGTAGTTGCTTTTAGTGTTTTACGTTTAGAAGTGGATATTACATTTATCGCAGCAGTATTAACGATTGTAGGTTATTCTATCAATGATACGATCGTAACGTTTGACCGTATCCGTGAAAATATTGACCGTCATGAAAAAATCACTACAAAAGCAGAGCTGGCAAATATCGTGAACAAATCGCTTCGTCAAACGATGGGACGTTCTGTAAATACTGTATTAACTGTAATTATTGTTGTTGTAGCCCTTATTTTCTTAGGTGCTCCTTCAATTCAAAACTTCTCGATTGCATTACTAATCGGTTTAGTAACAGGTATGTACTCTTCAATTTGTATTGCAGCACAAGTGTGGTACACATTAAAATCACGTGAAATGGACAAAAAAGGTACAGCTGTTGTGAAAAAAGAGAAAAAACAATGGGGTTCAGATGAGCCACAAGTATAA
- a CDS encoding post-transcriptional regulator, which yields MAIPYESLYQKVQIVINNKMEEFQYFGYNAITKEDLWNYCVEKKWRKKEIDTLRLHEVVATIFTVTSSELINYAQVKGLKENSFQIEITAEEMNHLFHKKLTNDTEES from the coding sequence ATGGCGATTCCATACGAAAGTTTATACCAAAAAGTTCAAATAGTGATTAATAATAAAATGGAGGAATTTCAATACTTCGGGTATAATGCCATTACGAAAGAAGACTTATGGAATTACTGCGTAGAAAAAAAGTGGCGCAAAAAAGAAATCGATACATTAAGATTACATGAAGTAGTAGCCACTATTTTTACAGTTACTTCATCAGAATTGATTAATTATGCACAAGTGAAAGGCTTAAAAGAAAATTCATTTCAAATAGAAATTACGGCCGAGGAAATGAATCATTTATTTCATAAAAAACTAACGAATGACACGGAAGAATCATGA
- a CDS encoding polysaccharide biosynthesis protein, which produces MGSFMKGTLFLMFVILISKLFGFVYRMQFMRIAGEEAVGLYMTSYPTFIFFISLIQLGIPIAVTKIVAEYYAKNKDEHIQSVMKTAIKISFFSILLFFPIVAFSIPFIAKTLLHNEEIVFTLYIGLCTIPLVIFSSLIKAYLQGITKIAPTAWAQLFEQGVRIALIVLLLPLFVTPHDPAKTAAFAMAITGLGEVFSFLFLAFYYWKTKRQMKKQTTKKYPVNPIFKIALPSAGSKLFGTFTWFLEPIIFLKALTVSGITASAATTLYGIISGVHIPLLLFPAFIPSALAIVLIPAVSGALAKQNWKLLNKRIAMSLRVSSLVGCLAATYFFLHGDELAVRLFHLEENRGYMKILAPIFYFYYIQSPLHAILQAADEARAAMMNSIYGGVGKLFLLFILASQQTIQEHGAIIAIGFGVLITSFLHIASIRQHKKIAIGFQIFLVPYVLFIITCFIQPFFAQGLPFVESSLMTIAIILGLLLLTRQVRLEDLKYIRTIFSRS; this is translated from the coding sequence TTGGGATCATTCATGAAAGGGACATTATTCTTAATGTTCGTTATTTTGATTTCGAAGCTTTTTGGCTTTGTTTACAGAATGCAATTTATGCGAATTGCGGGTGAAGAAGCAGTCGGTTTATATATGACTTCCTACCCTACCTTTATATTTTTCATATCACTTATCCAATTAGGCATTCCGATTGCCGTTACAAAAATTGTTGCTGAGTATTATGCCAAAAATAAAGACGAGCATATTCAATCCGTCATGAAAACCGCAATTAAAATTTCGTTTTTTTCCATCCTACTATTCTTCCCAATAGTCGCATTTAGCATTCCTTTTATTGCAAAAACACTCTTACATAATGAAGAAATTGTTTTTACTCTTTATATCGGACTTTGTACTATTCCTCTTGTTATTTTTTCCAGTTTAATTAAAGCCTATTTACAAGGAATCACGAAAATCGCACCGACAGCATGGGCACAACTTTTTGAGCAAGGTGTCCGAATTGCTCTCATCGTATTATTACTTCCTTTGTTTGTGACGCCTCATGATCCAGCTAAAACAGCTGCGTTCGCGATGGCGATTACGGGACTCGGTGAAGTATTTTCTTTTTTATTTTTAGCCTTTTATTATTGGAAAACGAAGCGTCAAATGAAAAAACAGACGACGAAAAAGTATCCAGTGAATCCAATTTTTAAAATCGCCCTTCCTTCAGCGGGAAGTAAATTATTTGGGACGTTTACTTGGTTTTTAGAACCGATTATTTTCTTAAAAGCTTTGACTGTCTCGGGGATAACGGCTTCGGCAGCTACGACGTTATACGGAATTATTTCGGGCGTGCATATCCCGTTACTTTTGTTTCCAGCCTTCATTCCAAGTGCGCTTGCCATCGTATTAATTCCGGCGGTTAGTGGTGCCCTTGCAAAGCAAAATTGGAAGTTGCTCAATAAGCGCATTGCGATGTCACTGAGGGTTTCCTCACTCGTTGGTTGTCTTGCGGCTACGTATTTTTTTCTACACGGGGATGAATTAGCCGTGCGCTTGTTCCACCTCGAAGAGAACCGAGGTTATATGAAAATTTTAGCACCCATTTTTTATTTTTATTATATTCAAAGCCCTCTTCATGCTATTTTACAAGCGGCGGATGAAGCGCGCGCTGCCATGATGAACTCCATCTATGGCGGGGTTGGTAAGCTCTTTCTTTTATTTATTTTAGCTTCCCAGCAAACAATTCAAGAGCACGGTGCCATTATCGCAATCGGCTTTGGTGTACTTATTACGTCTTTTTTACACATTGCTTCCATTCGACAACACAAAAAAATCGCCATTGGTTTTCAAATATTTTTAGTGCCTTATGTGTTATTTATTATTACATGTTTCATCCAACCATTCTTTGCACAAGGGCTACCTTTCGTAGAATCTAGCTTAATGACCATTGCGATTATCCTCGGATTGCTACTGCTCACAAGACAAGTTCGCTTAGAGGATTTAAAATATATTCGTACTATTTTTTCTCGTTCGTAA
- a CDS encoding DUF421 domain-containing protein, producing the protein MNDYVLIIGKTVTLYFILLLVFRLMGKREIGELSIVDLAIFVLIAEVAALALADIHNPFIKDILPVGILFVIQYVNSLLLLKNKRLRDFIEGDPSMIIRDGWIVEIEMKKQRYNLDDLLQQLREQGVGSIQDVSYAFLEQSGKLSIYKKDEPPLIMPLVLDGYVDKRHLRLINKDQEWLEHELMVLGYTNMKDIFYCSYENEKLFVQLRTRKNSTNIF; encoded by the coding sequence ATGAATGATTATGTGCTAATTATAGGGAAAACCGTCACACTCTATTTTATTTTGCTCCTTGTTTTCCGTTTGATGGGTAAACGAGAAATCGGCGAATTAAGTATTGTGGATTTAGCGATTTTTGTATTAATTGCCGAGGTCGCTGCGCTCGCACTCGCGGATATACATAATCCATTTATTAAAGACATTTTACCGGTTGGAATTCTATTCGTTATTCAATATGTGAATTCACTTCTCCTTTTAAAAAATAAGCGTTTACGAGATTTTATAGAAGGAGACCCATCAATGATTATAAGAGATGGGTGGATTGTTGAAATCGAAATGAAAAAGCAACGCTATAATTTGGATGACTTACTGCAGCAACTACGAGAACAAGGTGTTGGGTCGATTCAAGATGTCTCGTATGCTTTTTTAGAGCAGTCAGGAAAATTATCGATTTACAAAAAAGACGAGCCGCCGTTAATTATGCCCCTCGTACTAGACGGCTATGTTGATAAAAGGCATTTAAGACTCATCAATAAGGACCAGGAATGGCTCGAGCATGAATTGATGGTGCTAGGCTATACAAACATGAAGGATATTTTTTATTGCAGCTACGAAAATGAAAAATTATTTGTTCAATTACGAACGAGAAAAAATAGTACGAATATATTTTAA
- the yajC gene encoding preprotein translocase subunit YajC, translated as MEGLLQFLPIIIMFVAMWFILIRPAQKRQKATVAMQNDLKRGDRVVTVGGLHGEVDAIEDTVVYIKVDDGTRLKFERQAIGRVEAV; from the coding sequence ATGGAAGGTTTATTACAATTTTTACCTATTATCATTATGTTCGTAGCAATGTGGTTTATTTTAATTCGTCCAGCACAAAAGCGTCAAAAAGCGACGGTAGCAATGCAAAACGATTTGAAGCGCGGTGATCGCGTTGTAACGGTTGGTGGATTACACGGTGAAGTCGATGCAATTGAAGATACAGTTGTTTATATAAAAGTAGACGACGGCACACGTTTAAAATTTGAGCGCCAAGCAATTGGACGCGTTGAAGCAGTTTAA
- the tgt gene encoding tRNA guanosine(34) transglycosylase Tgt → MTQSQPPIRYELIKTCAQTGARLGIVHTPHGSFETPTFMPVGTQATVKAMSPEELKEMDAGIILSNTYHLWLRPGNDIVKEAGGLHKFMNWDRPILTDSGGFQVFSLSKFRKIEEEGVHFRNHLNGDKLFLSPEKAMEIQNDLGSDIMMAFDECPPFPATYEYMLASVDRTTRWAKRCKEAHQRSEEQGLFGIIQGGEYEELRRRSAEALVELDFPGYAIGGLSVGEPKDIMNRVLDFTAPLMPADKPRYLMGVGSPDSLIDGAMRGIDMFDCVLPTRIARNGTLMTSEGRMVIKNAKYAKDFTPIDENCDCYTCKNYTRAYVRHLMRTEETFGLRLTSYHNLRFLIKLMEDVRQAIREDRLGDFKEEFFEKYGYNKPNAKNF, encoded by the coding sequence ATGACACAATCACAACCACCAATTCGTTATGAATTAATTAAAACATGTGCGCAAACAGGAGCGCGTCTAGGAATCGTCCATACGCCACACGGTTCTTTTGAAACACCAACGTTCATGCCAGTAGGGACACAAGCAACAGTAAAAGCGATGAGCCCTGAGGAATTAAAAGAAATGGATGCCGGTATCATCCTATCGAACACTTACCATTTATGGTTACGTCCAGGAAATGATATTGTGAAAGAAGCAGGTGGCTTGCATAAATTCATGAACTGGGATCGTCCGATTTTAACGGATTCAGGCGGCTTCCAAGTATTCTCACTAAGCAAATTCCGTAAAATTGAAGAAGAAGGCGTTCATTTCCGCAATCATTTAAATGGGGACAAGCTGTTTTTATCTCCTGAAAAAGCGATGGAAATTCAAAATGACCTTGGCTCGGATATTATGATGGCATTTGATGAATGTCCACCATTCCCAGCGACATATGAGTATATGTTAGCATCTGTAGACCGTACGACACGTTGGGCTAAACGCTGTAAAGAAGCACATCAACGTTCAGAAGAGCAAGGTTTATTCGGAATTATCCAAGGGGGCGAATACGAAGAGCTACGACGTCGTTCAGCAGAGGCACTTGTAGAACTTGATTTCCCTGGTTATGCCATTGGTGGTCTATCAGTAGGCGAGCCAAAAGATATTATGAATCGCGTGTTAGACTTTACAGCACCACTTATGCCAGCGGACAAGCCACGTTATTTAATGGGAGTTGGTTCTCCAGATTCACTTATTGATGGTGCAATGCGCGGGATTGATATGTTCGACTGTGTGTTACCAACACGTATTGCACGTAATGGTACATTGATGACTTCAGAAGGACGTATGGTCATTAAAAATGCAAAATACGCAAAAGATTTCACGCCAATCGATGAGAACTGTGATTGCTACACATGTAAAAATTATACTCGTGCCTATGTGCGTCATTTAATGCGTACAGAAGAAACATTTGGCTTACGTTTAACGTCTTACCATAACTTACGCTTCCTAATCAAATTAATGGAAGATGTACGACAAGCAATTCGTGAAGACCGTCTAGGTGATTTCAAGGAAGAATTTTTCGAAAAATACGGCTACAATAAACCAAACGCTAAAAACTTCTAA
- the queA gene encoding tRNA preQ1(34) S-adenosylmethionine ribosyltransferase-isomerase QueA, with product MKVEDFDFQLPEELIAQTPLLDRTASRLMVVNPNSLDLEHHTFAKILDEFQAGDCLVLNDTRVLPARLMGVKPDTGANIEVLLLKQTNDDEWETLVKPAKRIKVGTVVTFGEGLLTATCTGELEHGGRLFKFDYDGIFYEILEQLGEMPLPPYIREKLDDQDRYQTVYAKERGSAAAPTAGLHFTEPLLDAIRAKGVEVVFVTLHVGLGTFRPVSVDSIENHDMHSEFYSVTEEAAATINRVKANGGNIISVGTTSTRTLETVASKNDGKIVAEQGWTSIFIYPGYEYKAIDGLITNFHLPKSTLVMLVSALASKETILHAYETAVEEQYRFFSFGDAMFIRPKK from the coding sequence TTGAAAGTAGAAGATTTTGATTTTCAATTACCTGAAGAATTAATTGCACAAACTCCATTACTTGATCGCACAGCAAGTCGACTAATGGTTGTTAATCCAAACTCATTAGACTTGGAACATCATACATTTGCCAAAATTTTAGATGAATTCCAAGCAGGAGATTGCCTCGTATTAAATGATACGCGTGTTTTACCAGCGCGTTTAATGGGTGTAAAACCGGATACAGGGGCAAATATTGAAGTATTATTATTAAAGCAAACGAATGATGACGAATGGGAAACGCTCGTGAAGCCTGCGAAACGTATTAAAGTCGGGACAGTCGTTACGTTTGGCGAAGGTTTACTTACGGCAACATGTACAGGGGAGCTTGAGCATGGCGGTCGTCTATTTAAATTTGACTATGACGGCATTTTTTATGAGATTTTGGAGCAACTAGGCGAGATGCCATTGCCACCATACATTCGAGAAAAGTTGGATGACCAGGACCGTTATCAAACGGTTTATGCAAAAGAGCGCGGTTCAGCTGCAGCTCCAACAGCAGGACTTCATTTTACAGAGCCATTACTTGATGCAATTCGTGCAAAAGGTGTTGAAGTAGTATTTGTTACACTTCATGTAGGTCTTGGTACATTCCGTCCGGTAAGTGTAGACTCGATCGAAAACCATGATATGCACTCTGAGTTTTACAGCGTGACTGAGGAAGCTGCTGCTACGATTAATCGTGTAAAAGCAAATGGAGGCAACATTATTTCTGTTGGTACAACATCTACGCGTACGTTAGAAACGGTTGCCTCAAAAAATGATGGGAAAATCGTTGCGGAACAAGGTTGGACAAGCATCTTTATTTATCCAGGCTATGAATATAAAGCAATTGATGGGTTAATTACAAACTTCCATTTACCAAAATCGACGCTTGTCATGCTCGTAAGCGCGTTAGCAAGCAAAGAAACGATTTTACATGCGTATGAAACAGCAGTGGAAGAACAATATCGCTTCTTTAGCTTTGGCGACGCGATGTTCATTCGTCCAAAAAAATAA
- the ruvB gene encoding Holliday junction branch migration DNA helicase RuvB yields MSDRVLSSEASEAEQQLELSLRPQRLVQYIGQHKVKENLKIFIEAAKLRQESLDHVLLYGPPGLGKTTLAIVIANEMEVQVKMTSGPAIERPGDLAAILSSLEPGDVLFIDEIHRLPRAIEEVLYSAMEDFCLDIVVGKGPEARSIRLDLPPFTLIGATTRAGALSAPLRDRFGVLTRLEYYDEEALAEIVIRSGALFGVEIGQHAAAEIARRSRGTPRIANRLLKRVRDYAQVLANGVISPELAAQALELLQVDPRGLDHIDHKLIQSMIERFGGGPVGLDALAASIGEERITIEDVYEPYLLQIGFIQRSPRGRIATDLCYNHFGYPPAQKE; encoded by the coding sequence ATGTCAGACCGTGTACTTTCAAGTGAAGCATCTGAAGCAGAACAACAACTTGAGCTTTCTTTACGTCCGCAGCGACTTGTACAATACATAGGGCAGCATAAAGTAAAGGAAAACTTAAAGATATTCATTGAAGCTGCAAAACTTCGTCAGGAAAGTCTTGACCACGTACTCCTTTATGGTCCGCCTGGTTTAGGAAAAACGACATTAGCGATTGTTATAGCCAATGAAATGGAAGTTCAGGTGAAAATGACAAGTGGTCCAGCCATTGAACGTCCCGGTGATTTAGCGGCGATTTTAAGTTCGCTTGAGCCAGGTGATGTGCTATTCATTGATGAAATTCATCGTTTGCCTCGAGCGATTGAAGAAGTACTTTATTCTGCAATGGAAGACTTTTGCCTAGATATTGTTGTTGGTAAAGGTCCAGAAGCGCGCTCGATCCGGCTCGACTTACCACCATTTACTTTAATAGGTGCAACAACGCGAGCAGGTGCTTTATCTGCACCACTGCGAGATCGTTTTGGCGTTCTCACGCGTCTTGAATACTATGATGAAGAAGCATTAGCTGAAATTGTTATTCGTTCAGGTGCATTATTCGGTGTCGAGATTGGTCAACATGCTGCTGCTGAAATTGCACGGCGGTCGCGAGGTACACCACGTATTGCCAACCGCTTGTTAAAACGGGTGCGTGATTATGCACAAGTATTAGCAAATGGAGTTATTTCACCAGAGCTTGCGGCCCAGGCGTTAGAATTATTACAGGTGGATCCGAGAGGGCTTGATCATATCGACCATAAATTGATTCAGTCCATGATTGAGCGTTTTGGTGGAGGACCGGTTGGCTTGGATGCGCTAGCTGCTTCAATTGGAGAGGAGCGCATTACAATAGAAGATGTGTATGAACCGTATTTATTACAAATCGGTTTTATCCAAAGGTCTCCAAGAGGGCGTATTGCAACGGACCTTTGCTATAATCATTTTGGCTATCCGCCAGCACAAAAAGAATAG
- the ruvA gene encoding Holliday junction branch migration protein RuvA, whose amino-acid sequence MYDYLKGQVTRITPEFIVLEQQGIGWRLFTPNPFVFRQSASEQQIYVSMQVREDAQLLYGFNNLEQRELFKKLIQVSGIGPKGALAILASGNPTQVIQAIEMEDEAFLIRFPGVGKKTARQMILDLKGKLSALLDSFELPSTDEELPLFGVNPNQHELEEAMLALTALGYSEKELAKIKPLLEDDEKLSTTDGYMKQALKLLLKMK is encoded by the coding sequence ATGTATGATTATTTAAAAGGACAAGTAACAAGAATTACACCAGAATTTATTGTGTTGGAGCAGCAAGGAATTGGTTGGCGATTATTTACACCCAATCCTTTTGTATTTAGACAATCTGCGAGTGAGCAGCAAATATATGTTTCGATGCAAGTTCGTGAAGATGCCCAGCTATTATATGGATTTAATAACTTAGAGCAACGTGAATTGTTTAAAAAGTTAATTCAAGTATCGGGCATTGGTCCAAAGGGCGCGCTTGCGATTTTAGCTAGTGGCAATCCAACACAAGTTATTCAAGCGATTGAAATGGAAGATGAAGCTTTTTTAATTCGTTTTCCTGGTGTCGGAAAGAAAACAGCCCGCCAAATGATATTGGATTTAAAAGGAAAGCTTAGCGCATTACTGGATTCATTTGAGCTGCCAAGTACAGATGAGGAACTGCCGTTATTTGGTGTTAATCCGAATCAGCATGAACTTGAGGAAGCGATGCTCGCATTGACTGCTTTAGGCTACTCTGAAAAAGAGTTGGCAAAAATCAAACCGTTGCTTGAGGACGATGAAAAACTGTCGACAACAGATGGCTATATGAAACAAGCGTTGAAATTATTATTGAAAATGAAGTGA
- a CDS encoding phosphotransferase encodes MSLVIKENCWKWESAKGDFFMKYYEDVYIAQKVKTIHKKLKSIQFPYHLNVEKNGDTHILKQSWYEGRSADFSKLSDQQKSLEALQALHETNEQIYWQEIDLLPYYELREKWYRRFERFIEHEHELKILLRDDYKKIVTMASNALNQIDGISTELEERTLLHGDVVHHNFMFGKDDVKLVDFDLAAMGKKTDELILWVHRVLPNVDYDLKSLMREHPYLQHVRQKVHYLLYPNEIMRESLFYLKLLPRQKQGCYPFIKKFAGDVLRHEKKLTQMVLELA; translated from the coding sequence ATGTCATTAGTCATTAAAGAAAATTGTTGGAAGTGGGAGTCAGCTAAAGGCGATTTTTTTATGAAGTATTATGAAGATGTGTACATCGCGCAAAAAGTAAAAACAATTCATAAAAAGCTAAAAAGTATTCAATTTCCATATCATTTGAACGTTGAAAAAAATGGGGATACCCATATTTTGAAGCAAAGCTGGTATGAAGGAAGAAGTGCGGATTTTAGTAAGCTTTCAGATCAACAAAAATCCTTGGAGGCGCTGCAAGCTTTACATGAAACAAATGAACAAATTTATTGGCAGGAAATCGATTTATTACCTTACTATGAGTTGAGGGAAAAATGGTATCGTCGGTTTGAAAGGTTCATTGAACATGAGCATGAATTGAAAATTTTATTGCGTGATGATTATAAAAAAATTGTCACGATGGCTTCAAATGCATTAAATCAAATCGATGGAATTAGTACGGAATTAGAAGAACGAACGCTACTGCATGGGGATGTTGTTCATCATAACTTCATGTTTGGAAAAGATGATGTAAAGCTCGTTGATTTCGACTTAGCGGCAATGGGGAAAAAGACAGATGAACTCATTTTATGGGTCCACCGCGTCTTACCAAATGTTGACTATGATTTGAAAAGCTTAATGCGGGAACATCCCTATTTACAACATGTTAGGCAAAAAGTACATTATTTACTCTATCCAAATGAAATAATGAGAGAGTCATTATTTTATTTGAAATTATTACCACGTCAAAAACAAGGCTGCTATCCATTTATTAAAAAATTTGCGGGCGATGTGCTTCGTCATGAAAAAAAATTAACGCAAATGGTTTTGGAATTAGCATAA